From the genome of Nicotiana tabacum cultivar K326 chromosome 2, ASM71507v2, whole genome shotgun sequence:
CCAAGCCAGCCATGACAAGTAAGATGGAGGCTACCGCAAGTCAAGCAAAACGTCAAAAAGCCTTCGAGCCTACTCCATGGCCGTTACATCTTGATGCTCCAAACTTCAAACCACAAGAGACTATTTCCCGTATTAAACTTTCTTTTGTTAACACGATGTGGCATACCTTGTGTGAATGGATCGAAGAGTTCTCTCTTGATTCTCTGGATAGCTTCACAAAGTTGGAGGAAAGTATTGCTTTGACTCTTGAGGaaattaagaaagaaaatattattgatactTCTATTTTAGAGGCTCTTGTTGAGGCTTTCTTCAAGACGTACGCAGATTACGATGCTTTAAGATCGTCCAAGATGACTAAAGAATTTCACCAAGAGTCACTTTCTGATGCACGACGACGCCTTGATGCTGCAAAACAGGAATATGAAAAAGTGAACGAGTCTGTAGAGAAACTTCAAGCCAATCTTGTGAGTGTTGAACAACAGCTAGCTGCCTTGGCCTCTAGAAAGAAGAAGATTGTCGCGCTCTTGGATAAACAACAAGTGAAGTTGGCTAACAGTCAAGAGAACATTGACATTATCGAAGGGGAGATTTATACCATTGAAGCCAATCATCCATTATCTGATGATGAAGCAGAGAAATTATCCCTCCTGAAAGGGGCAGTTGAGACAAGCCGCTAACAAATCCTTAGCTTCAAACCTTTTCCATGATTTTAGAGTTTTTTTTTTGCTTAGGATTCTCGACTtacgattttttttaattattttttttaatttttttataactaATATCATGTAATGGAGTACTTATTTCTTGGAGCAATAAAAGCATCTTTAGTTTTAGTATGTGATATCTCTCATTGAGACCTGGATTCCTTCTGTTACTCCcaattatttctttcttaaatttcagCACATGTCTTGTGCGTTGGCTTTGTTGCTTCGCACGCTCTTGTTAAAGAAAGTTATATCTTGAGCTAGGAGTGTCGGAATTACAATCTGTTTGCACCATTAGAAAGAAAACTCAGAGATCTAAAGTACCTATAAATTTCATGGCAGAGCTCCTTTCGGGCTATCAACAGAAAATTTGCGACATCGACTTAACTATAGTGAACTTTCAGATTTGCGTACCTTCGGCGAAAATAATTTTATCTTGAGCTAGGAGTATCGGAATTATAATCCGTTTATAATGTCAGAAAGTAGACTCAGAGATCTAAAAttcatataaattttataataGAACTCCTTTCGGACTGTCAACAGAAAATTCGCAAATTTGACTCAACCGCAGTGAACTTTCAGATTTGCGTACGTTTGGCAAAAATAATTGTATCTTGAGCTAGGAGTATCGGAATTACAATCCGTTTGTGGTGTTAGAAAGTAGACTcggagatctaaaactcatataAACTTTATAACAGAACTCTTTTCGGACTGTCAACAGAAAATTTGCAAAATCAACTCAAGCGCAGTGAACTTTCAGATTTGCGTACTTTCAGCCAAAAAATCATATCTTGAGCTTGGAGTGTCGGAATTGCAATCCGTCCGTACCGTTAGAAAATAAACTCAGAGACTTGAAGTACCTATGAATTTATGGCAGAACGTTTTTCGGTCTACCAACAGAAAGTTTGCGAAGTCTACACAACTGCAGTGAACTTTCAAATTCGCATGCATATAGCAGTCTTTGCGGTATAAGACCTTCTGGATTAATCAAAGTTCCAGATCGTGTATTGCTTGACCCTTTGGAACCCAAGTTAAAATATTTCACAGTTAGGCTACATGATGGGGGAATAACTCACATTGGATTCAACTACGCAAAGCTTTATGGTAGCATCATATTTTGAAGAAATGAAGCGAACTTGGAAAGGCATTCAAGACAAGATAGCGACAATCTTTCGCGTCAATTATTTTTATGACTTAGATTCTTCGAATAGGACAAAGTACAAATATTTTCATACTTTTAGTCTCTTGACAATGATGTATCAAATCCTTGTAGTATTAAAGCAATGAAATGTCTATTTTGGCCCGATACAAATTgcattctttctttctgcaatatGCGCCTATTTGAGTGATCAACGTGATGCCTCGACTCGAATTTTGATGATCATGTCACGTTGAAACACATTTTTTTAAAGTTGaagcgactgaacttagaatgaaactctaagctgcctacgtacctcggtgaagaggatcaagtcataacgTAGTTCAAAATAAGTgagttatttattttttgtttcctaggccgcctctttcaaggttttcaacctagcgaatttttttatgtcctaactttttcctaggccgcctctttcgaggttttcaacctagcggactttttatgtcctaacttttgcctaggccacctcgaAAGAGGACTtattatgtcctaacttttgcctaggccgcctctttcgaggttttcaacctagcggactttttTTTTTGTGGGTGCCGTTCACAGTTTAGGCTCATGTAGGCCAGGAGcatgtcttcttcaaggataataccttttcaaaaaatttccatTGATAGGGTCAATTCTCATACCATCTGCATCAACTAACTTGTAAGCTccacttgaataagcttcttgcACAACATATGgaccatcccattttgaagtgaatttGCCTCCGGATTTGCGAGAGGTGATAATAGTTCTTCTTACTGCAAGAACTTGATCGCCAACTTGGAAGGACCTCAAGcaaacctttttgttgaaagcacGAGAAAgacgagcttgataacattcaagactttgttgagcttctagCCTTTTTTCATCAAGGGACTCTAGTTCTTCAAGGCGCAGACGAGCATTTTCTTCTTCAGTAAGACCTTCTTGGACAGGAGTCGCAAGGATAGTATTTGACGCTCAAGAGGAAGAACTGCTTCGACTCCATAAATAAGAGAATAAGGAGTTGCTTGTGTCGGCGTGCGTTGAGTCGTATGATATGCCCACAAAGCTTCTTCCATTCTGTCGTGCCAATCTCTTTTAGACTTGGAGACAAccttctttaacaagttgcaaaATGTCTTGTTAAATGCTTCGGCTAGTCCATTTGCAGCAGCATAATACATTGGCGaattacgttgcttgaagccaaaaagTTCACAGATCTTGGTCATCAATTTGTTATCGAACGGTTTACCATTATCTGTTATTATATAACTAGGAATACCGAAACGATATATGATGTTTACTCGAATGAAGTTTGTGACATTCTCTTTCTTCACTTCCTTGAGAGTGATGGCCTtgacccattttgagaagtaatcagttgcagccaagatgtatagatGTCCTCCAGAAGATTTTGGAAGTGATTCAACAACATctaatccccaagcgtcaaatggcCAAGATGCAACAGTAGGATGTAACATTTCAGGTGGTTGGTGTATAAAATTTGCGTGAAACtggcaagccttgcatcttcgagcataATCTAAGCAATCTTTCACCATTGTCGGCCAGTAGTAACCCATCCTCTTAATGTGAAAGTGGAGCTTCGGCCTAGATTGATGTGATCCACAAACTCCAGAGTGTACCTCTTGCATAGATTGAGTTGCTTCATCTTCCCCTAAACAACGCAAGAGAACTCCCTCAAATGATCTTCGATACAAAGTGTccttgtagtaaaggaagcgaggggCACGCCGACGAATTTCGGTCTTTCTCCTTGGATCTTCTGGGAGTATCCCATAACATAAGTAGTTGATCATGGTTTATCTCCAATCAACCTTCTCAGCTTCAGCGACGGCTACCAAATGCTCGAGCTTgctttcttcatcctcgttctcatCTGGTGGTACTATCCATTTTTGGCAGATAGTGATTTGTTTTTGGCCGGGCAGAGTCAATGTCGAAGCTAGAGCAGCTAAGGCGTcggttttcttatttttcttccttgGCACATGCTGAAGAGTTACATTGCCAAGCCATCTAATCAATTTCTGCGCATAATCATGATAAGGATGCAATTTTGGCCTTTTGACCTCGTAGCTACCTAGCAATTGATTCATCACTAACTCAGATTCTCCAAAAATATGTAATTGGAGTTGTCTCATATCAACGGCCATCTCAAGCCCAAGTATGAGTGCTTGATATTCTGCAACGTTGTTGGTGCAATGTTGTGTTAAGGTGAAAGAATATGGCAAGACTTCTCCTTGAGAAGTGATAAACACAAAACCTGTACCAGCTCTTTTACGATGTGCGGCACTATCAAAATACATTTTTCATGGTGGTTGCACTTCGATGACCATTGcatcctcatcaggtagttcatcaGTCAACTCCCAATCATCAGGTATTGGATGATCTTCCAAGAAATCTGCCAAAGTTTGTCCTTTCATAGCTTTTTGTGGGATGTACACaatctcgaattgttgaaattggaggtaccacCTTGCTAACCGATCATTGAGGACGGGTTTTGACATAACAAATTTGATCGGGTTCACCCTTGAGACGAGACGGATGAAATGAGCTTGAAAATAGTGCTTCAAATTTTGAATTGCGAAAATCAATGCCAGACACAACTTTTTGATCGGAGAATACTTCAGCTCATTTGGGGTCATCATTCTACTCAAGTAGTAGAGGGAATTTTCTATACTTTCACCATTTTCTTGGGCCAAAAGGGCTCCAACTGACCTTTCTTGGGCTGCAATATATAGAATCAATGGCTTTCCTGGTATAGGGGCTGCCAGAATCGGAGGTTTCATTAAGTAGGATTTGATACTTTGGAATGTGTTGCTACAAGCTTGGTCCCATTCAAAaggtacacccttcttcatgagaCGGCTAAAAGGCTGGCACTTCCCTGCTAGATTTGAGATGAATCTTCTAAGGTACGCCAATTTTCCTTGTAGACTTTTCAGTTCATGTATATTTCTGGGCTCGGGCATCTTCAAGATTGCATCAACTTTGGCTTGATATCTCCGGAGTCGTTCGAACACCATTCTTAAGTCTTGCAAGTGGTCTCCTCCCTTTCTTGATTTCACCACTAAATCATCCACACAGCATTTCCGCATACTTGTGGAGGATGTCGTCAAAGATATTCTGCATTGCCCTTTGATATGTGGCACcggcattcttcaagccaaaaggcattactttataGCAATAAATTCCTTTAGGAGTGCGAAATGCAGTAAGCTTTTCATCTTTCGGTACCATACGTGTTTGATTGTAGCCAGATGATCCATCCACGAAAGACATCGCCTCATATCTGGTGGTGGGATCAATCATAAACTCTGGGATGGGGAGCGGAAATTCGTTCTTAGGGCATGCATTATTGAGGTCTCTAAAATCGACACAAACTCGAATttggccattcttcttcttcttcttcttcttcacatgAACAATGCTTGAAATCCATGTAGGTTATTTAATCTCCTGAATGAAACCAGCTTCGATGAGTTTATTGGCCTCAACTTCGATTGATGGGATCAATTCTGGCCTGAAGCATCTTTGGGCTTGCTTAACAAGACGAGCTCCTTTCTTGACCGCGAgatgatggactgctactttaggATCTAaaccaggcatctctttgtagctccaagcaaagacatctcTATATTCTTTGAGTAGCTCCACATAAGTGATTTCTTCATATGTGGTTAGTAGGGCACTTACATAGGTGGGCCTGGAGTCTTCTGCAGTGCCAAGGTTGACTTCCTTCAATGCGTCAACTGTcattttaattccttcttctaGTTCCGAAAGAGCATCCTCGATATCTTCGTCTTCTTGGGGATCACCGTCATTAAAAGATATATGGCCACACAAAGAGGCATCTCCCAAATTTTCGTCGACCTTCCTTAGAAATGAAGTGTATTGCTCCTCATTCGCAGTAATGTGATATGCAGATCCTACATTTTTTTCATCTACGTCACGCTCTCTAGTGTGGATCACTGTGCGAGTCTTCACTTTGAGTACCTCTCCGTATGAAATCAAAAGTTCTGATTGTCGCCTCACTCTGGAAGGGATCAGGCTTTGACACTCTTTTGAGATACTTTGGACTCTAGATGGCAAAGGTCttcttattttttcataatttctttgGGACTTGTTCTTCTTCCTTTTCAATGGCCCCAACCTCTCAAATACAGAAGTTCTTGTAGTTGGTTCTCCAAGTCGATCAAATACAGAAGGCCTTTTATTAGGATCAACGTGTTCATCTTCCATCGTGATATAGTTACTACTTGCTCTTCTAATGGAAATGCGAACTGGTGGGGGTTGTTTGTAACCCAGACCCTTACGTGATTGCTTCGCCACATGCTCCTTATTCTTCATCGTGTTTGCTTTCTTAGTAGCTTCAGGTGGGAGCTTCCCTAGCTTAGACGGTTCGTTGGGATCATATCCAGCCTTTGCGAACAACCTGTAAGCATTCAGATCAAAACCTTCATTTGTGCGTTTCGTGGGGAGTGCCTTATTTTGAGGTATGTTAGGGGCCACAAACTTTTCCAGTAGCTTTGAAGATAACTTTATGGTATCGATCTGCTTGATAGGATGGTTAATTCTCTTAGTGCCTCTTTTTGGAGGCTTGATGGTTCTCCTTCATCTTTCTTCACTTTTGGGACGTAACGAAATAAAGGAGCTATTTTCTTGCATGCAGTTGCAGCATTATGTTTGTGAGCTTTTGAAACTTGGTATGCTTCTATTGTAACTTTATCTTCACCAGAAGCTACTTCAACCCTTTTGGACACGATATTATCATCTTTGGCCTTCATGATGTCATCAACTTTTACTCCCTTCACGAtgtggttcttcaagtagaactttgtaTCAGCGAAGTATGCCTCGGCTTCAACGAACGGTTTGTCGTCAGCAACTATCTTCTTTTCGACTCCATctttattatatttcaaacattgGTAGTAAGTTGATGGGACAACTTTGTTCTCGTGTATCCACGGCCTACCAAGCAACaagttgtatgaagtctttgcatcaaTCACATACATACATGCAGTTGATTGCATATCTCCCATGGTGATTTCCAGTTTGATAGCTCCTATGGCCCTTTGTCCCCCTTGATTGAATCCTTGAATCATCAGTCGGTTTTCAGAAAGTTCTTCAGTTGAGATGCCAAGTTCTTTCATTATGCAAATGGGAAGAATGTTAACTGCAGATCCGTCATCTATCAAGATTCTGTTTATCCTCCACTTGAGCACATAACCCACCATAAACAAAAGGGTAATTGTGTAGTGTCTCAGCAAGTAGGAGATCGTCTTCAgtgaaggtgatttttgcattacAAACATCTGCTTCTTGGAAGGAGGACTCAACAAGACTATTAGATAGTGATGGAGACAGTGTTTGTGTGACAtcattcttttcctcttcttctttatcAGCATTACAACACAAGGccttatcatcatcatcagaaatcCTCATGCGAAACCAACTGGGCAAGAATTCACCCAAAGTCACCGGGTGGCATGGCTTTTGGTGATGATGTGTCTCTATATCCACCTTCTTTGGGTTCTTAACCAGTAGTTTCTTCTTTGGTCTTCTCACCATCTTATTCCTCGTAGGTTGCTTCGTTGATCCTTTTTGCGGACTCAATTTACGGCGTCTTCGACGAGTCACCAAGATCCAACCTTCTTCATTAGGTTGATCAACTCGGACTTTGTCATCCTCCaataattcttcatctttattcCCTTAACAGGTGCATATCTCAATCGGATCGAATGAGCCAAAGGCAATGGACACATGGTTTGTGCTCGCCTTTTCGTCTTCAAGCTCGATCTTCTTTTGACGAGCCTaatccataactttgtccttgaagacaaaacACTTCTCAAGAGGGTGACCTATAAGCTGATGATATTTGCAGTAATTCGGGTCATTGCTTTTTCCAGCTTCATCTAGCCGCTTCATCTTTGGCAGCTCAATAAGCTTTAGCTCGAGGATTTCTTCAAATATTGCAGGCACATCAGAGTCTAGAAATGGGTACTCCTTTTCTTGCATCTCTTTGAGAGTCAACTTTCGATTTGCATTGTCTTGAGAGGAAATTGTTTTCATACTCTGTTCTTGCTCACCTTGGTAGTAAACTTCAAAGGAGAGGCATTGACGTTCATGGATTCTTTGCTTTCATTCTTGGGTACGAACTTGCTCCATTTCTTGACTTCTTGCTTGTCTCTTCCCTTGCGAGGTTCGTAGATGGGCAGCCCTTCATTTCCGGTAGAAGCCATGCTCAACTCCATATCATGAGCACGAGTGGAAAGTTCTTTAAATGTCTTGGGCTTAATTCCTTGCAAGATGTAACGAAGTCCCCAATGCATTCCTTGGATGCACATCTTTATGCCAGAACCTTTGCTTAGTCTATCTTTGCAGTtaaggcttgcattcctccatcGGTTGATAAAGTCAATAACTGGTTCATATTTTCGTTGGCGAGTGTTCGTAAGTTCCACCATGCTCACAATACGCCtcgtgctataaaagcgattAAGAAACTCTTGCACCAATTGGTCCCAACTGTCAATGGATCCAGCCTCGAGGTCAgtgtaccaatcaaaagcattcCCCTTTAGTGAGCAGACGAACTGCTTGACAAGGTAATTTCCATAAGTCCCTGCATTGTTTCATGTCTTAACAAAGTGCGCAATATGTTGCTTTGGATTTCCCTTGCTGTCAAACTGTTGAAATTTAGGAGGTTGATAGCCGGCAGGCATCTTCAAGCTATCGATTCTAGCAGTATACGGCTTTGCGTACGTGAGAGAAGACTTTGAAGCGACCTCATACTTATCTTTGATAGTTACCACAATGAATTCCTTCAATTATTCGATAGGAATTGATCCTTCGGAGGAGACATGAAGTTCTTTGGCATATGACACTTGTTTTGTTGGGGGATCAGCCTTCTCATGGACTTCAAGGAGCTTTCCAGGTGCATGGCTTGATTCTCCATCCATCATGCTTTCAACTATGCCTGTCAATTTTGTGATACGAACATCTTGATCTTGAGCATACTTTGTTAAGCCATTAATCGCCTTTGTCAGGTTTGCGAGTTGCTCCTCCATTGTCAAAGTGTTGGTCATCATTGCCTCCATGATTATTGCAGATGATGAAGAATAACCGAGACCTTCCCATGGATTGAACTCAGTTTGGAACATGTCATGTGGTGAGATTGGTGTTGAGCCAACACTTAAAACTTCATCATCACTCTTGGTATTATATAAAGTAAGTTGAGCAAGAGCTTTCTCCACAACTTCTGCAATATTATCTCCTCTCTCTGATTTCCTAGCAGAGGACCTTTTTTCTTCGGATGATGAAGATCTCAAAGCAAGCATTAGTGTTAACGACACTTggagtgcttgttgtcctaagACGTTCGCCTTGCTTCGGGTGATTGGCCCAAGACTCCCCATAGTAACGTTCAGGATACTTTCAATGTCAGAAGAAAACTTGGAGTCAACAACTTTTGAGTCGATCTTCTTTGAAGCCATCTTAGCGATCTTGAATGTTGAGAGTTGAgaagagatgagaggtagagatggtCCCACTGGGCCTGCCAAAATTTGTAACAACTAAATTTCGTTcctgaaaaataataatcaagacaaGAAATATAGCGACAAATATTATATTCAATTTCAAGTGATGGAGTTACAATCTCTAGAATATCTCGAATCTAAAAAGATGTGGTCCTTTGATTCTTCTCCTCATGAATAATGGTTCAAGAGCTTGagagcttgatcttgaacttgacgGATTTTAAATTTGCGGTGCGTCACGAACAACTTGAAGCTCGTCACGAACCAAGATTTGTTGTTGGGTTATCACGAACAGAAGATTTGAAGCCGCCCGCTTATGATTTGAGTTCGCCTTTGAAATTTGACCACAAACGACGATTGCAGATATGGATGGAAACCTTGATACTATTCTTCAGAGGTTCTTTAGCCTTTCCTTCTGCTTACTTGCTTGTGTCTTAGCTTTCTCCTttgacccctttatataggagtgGGGTGGAGTAGTCTCCAAGAAAATCCTAGTGGATCATTGGGCTTGAGGCTTATGGGCCGACCTATTTGATAGAAGACCAATTGACGGGCTAGCCCAATAATACATTtgacttttatttaaatcaattcATTTTAGATTTAAATAATCGACCCGATTATACTAGCCCATAGTATCATTTGGACTAATATGTATTTAATACATGATGAAATCCAAATTACTTGtggatttaaatttaataaaattttgttTGTCTACAACCTTAAAAAAAGATTAAATTTTTTTCTATGAGAGCGAAAAGTTTATAAATACTTACTCAATAGTATCAAAATTTATAGTCtaattaagagcccgtttggacataagaattttttttaaaaaaaataaattcaaaacaatGTTGGTTatgaaaaatttatatatttttcaaatccaACTTGAAAATGCATTTTCGAATTTGAAAAACTGGTTACAGTTTTTcaattgaagaatttgaaagttggtatttttaagttttacaaatttatcctatatttttaaaatttataaaaggATCCCAATCAGTTATTAAACCTAGGTAACACCTACAACTACCCACCTTCTGATTGAGTGACCTTGGACTATATTTTGACATCCACTGTTGAGATCTACAATTTATACTTTTACTTGAAGGAGCCACTACAACTTGTATTAGAGATTGTTCGTGCAGTTAAACAACCAACATGTTTGATTGTTTGTTTCAAGTAGAATAATCAAGTCGGGGTTGCTTTGATATTTTTTACAACTTGTGGGTATAAATCATGTTTCatgattttgaaaaaagtacATCCAAATATGTTTcaaaaattataaccaaacacaacttcatcttcaaatcaaattttagtgaaatttcaaatttaaaaaaaaaatcttggaaTTTAtatccaaacgcctactaaacttcgaaattaatttttcttttcaactacaaaaatataaaaataatgtatatataaaacCAATTTGATGATTTAAAGGTGAATTTGTATCATTCGTCTATTTATGTGGCTCTCCTATGAAACAAAATTAGCATAAActtaaagaaaatcttttttttttggatttcccATCCCATGTCCGTTATCTGCATTGGATCCTGATTATATCCGGATCGCGCTGCGTAGGGCTCCATTCGGAGGGGGGAGGGTACTCCTTATCAAGATTTTTTCATACCCAGgactcgaacccgagacctctaGTTAAGGAAAGAGCAGCCCCTTCAGCAACACCACATCCTTCGGTGGTGACTTAAGAAAATCTTATACCCATGTACAATGATAAAAAAATGTTCTCTTTTAAGATCTAATAGTGTTTTATTTACCAATATCGTTTACATTATATTTTTAGAGTCCATTAGttaaatggtcactcaactatctgAAATTATCAAGTAAAGTCatctttctttcgtttgtaaGAGAAAAGTTACTTAAATAGTCTATAGCACTCACAAGGTCACTCAACCAAAATTTTTCAACTTTTGATTATCATATACCTTTTACCCTCTAAAATAGGTACTCCATTTGATGTTACAGACTTACCTACAGAACAAATAAATTTtatctataaaataaaaaataaaaaattatttttctagcaTATATTATGTTAGAATAATAATAGAATTGAGTATAATTTttaagaatatataatgtatactataaaaatacctttattttaaataattatttttatattacctgcatggaatatatattatcaaacctttattttctttcattctcaattgtgtaaatatttcttttggagtttttgttattaatatcaaaattattattaCGAATAAATtggtctatttttttttttgactatgctcaatattttattatttccaacattatatatgcttaaacactattttatttttttaatttataaataaaaagtattttttctatatgtaagtccataatataaattaaaaagagcaaaaaatcataatattaaaaagttttagaaaaataaaaagaagataaaagttaataatttagagggtaaaataggtatttgataagtaaaagtttgaaaaatttAGTTGAATGATATTTTAAGTGCTAAAGACATAGTTGAGTGACTTTAGtgttaaaaaaacaaaaagaaaagaaaaagagtttagTAGGTAGTTAGAGTGACCACTCTATATTCCAAATCTCTTCCAAATCTCACCGACCGTACTGTCATAATCGGAATTGGGGTGAACAATGCTCCACGTCAAAAACCCCATCTCATCTTCGCTCGCATGCACACACTGTCTTAACTATACAAAAGCAACAATCTTGAAATCTACTACTACAATAACAACACATTTATCTTATCACATATTCCAAAAATGGCTTCTCTTTCTATCTCTGTAAAGCATACTCTCCCTTCTCTGCTCcacaatcaaatcccaaaaatcccCATTTCCCAGAACCTCACCATTGTTTCCAGATCATCACAATCCCAGTTTTATGGtcttaaaatccaaaattcaccTTCTTTTTCaaccccttcttcttcttcacctaaAATTTCCATTGTTGCTAAGGTAATATAAATTGCATTGCATTTGTTACCTTCTCTTATAGCTTTTCCATTTTATTAGTGTTTTCTtgatttcttttcttctctgtgtATTTTATTGGATGTTTGTAGGTGAACAAAGGTATAGTGCCTCCACCATTCACATTGAAAGATCAAGATGGCAAAAGTGTGAGCCTTTCCAAGTTTAAAGGCAAACCTGTTGTGGTTTATTTCTATCCTGCTGATGAAACTCCTGGTTGCACCAAACAGGTATATCTTATGATACTTAGATTTTGCAGTTCTATTTCTTATTAGTCATGTAATTACAGATttatgaagaaaagaattaaaacAAGCTGCTTAAAATATCAATCTGATTGTGTGACTGAACTGGAGAAAATTTTATCCTTTATAAATAGTGTACTGATGAAAAATTCCCTGGAATCATGAAGTCAAGATTAAACATAGTGTACTGAAGGGGAGCTTTAGCGTATCTG
Proteins encoded in this window:
- the LOC142167940 gene encoding uncharacterized protein LOC142167940; translation: MYFDSAAHRKRAGTGFVFITSQGEVLPYSFTLTQHCTNNVAEYQALILGLEMAVDMRQLQLHIFGESELVMNQLLGSYEVKRPKLHPYHDYAQKLIRWLGNVTLQHVPRKKNKKTDALAALASTLTLPGQKQITICQKWIVPPDENEDEESKLEHLVAVAEAEKVDWR
- the LOC107777133 gene encoding peroxiredoxin Q, chloroplastic; translated protein: MASLSISVKHTLPSLLHNQIPKIPISQNLTIVSRSSQSQFYGLKIQNSPSFSTPSSSSPKISIVAKVNKGIVPPPFTLKDQDGKSVSLSKFKGKPVVVYFYPADETPGCTKQACAFRDSYEKFKKAGAEVVGISGDDPASHKAFAKKYRLPFTLLCDEGNKVRKEWGIPGDLFGTLPGRQTYVLDKNGVVQLIYNNQFQPEKHIDETLKLLQSL